Proteins found in one Clostridium kluyveri DSM 555 genomic segment:
- the cwlD gene encoding N-acetylmuramoyl-L-alanine amidase CwlD, whose product MKVKNIGFVFTVTLTLIFIFILNNIYIPLGLSSNNIVKAVEKESITVLLDPGHGGIDSGAVSKDGIMEKDINLKISNKLKDKLLGKGYKVVMTRYEDKGLYTDCGRIRKKKIEDLDNRCKLKEDSKCNMFISIHLNMFPQSKYYGAQVWYSKNENSRRFAGILQKNLVNDLDNSNNRKEKAAFDSYKVLRCKDSMPSVLIECGFLSNTEEKNKLLKDEYQDKIAECIKKSINEYYSLN is encoded by the coding sequence TTGAAGGTAAAAAATATAGGTTTTGTATTTACTGTAACTTTAACGCTGATATTTATTTTTATATTAAATAATATATATATACCTTTAGGATTAAGTAGTAATAATATTGTTAAAGCTGTAGAGAAGGAGAGTATTACAGTACTCTTAGATCCTGGGCACGGGGGAATAGACAGTGGGGCTGTATCAAAAGATGGTATAATGGAAAAAGATATAAACTTAAAAATAAGTAATAAACTCAAGGACAAGTTATTGGGAAAAGGATATAAAGTGGTTATGACACGATATGAGGATAAAGGTCTTTATACGGATTGTGGAAGGATAAGGAAGAAGAAGATAGAGGATTTGGATAATAGGTGTAAGTTGAAAGAGGATTCTAAATGTAATATGTTTATAAGTATACATTTAAATATGTTTCCTCAGTCCAAATATTACGGTGCTCAAGTGTGGTATTCTAAAAATGAAAACAGCAGAAGATTTGCTGGTATTCTTCAGAAGAATTTAGTTAATGATTTAGATAATAGTAATAATAGAAAAGAAAAAGCAGCTTTTGATTCCTATAAAGTATTAAGGTGCAAAGACAGTATGCCTTCAGTACTAATAGAATGTGGCTTTCTATCTAACACTGAAGAAAAAAATAAATTGTTAAAGGATGAATATCAGGATAAAATAGCAGAATGTATAAAAAAATCTATTAATGAATATTATTCCTTAAATTAA